A section of the Leptospira noumeaensis genome encodes:
- a CDS encoding chemotaxis protein CheD codes for MEPPKEVIDRFLNPGDIFFGGSDFRVRTLLGSCVSIILWHPNRQIGGMCHYLLPNPADIHSSKTHKYGVDAFSYFLSEIKKHKTTPKEYYAKIFGGSNMFLHEEREILKDSSNSLVGTRNADFAKKILEENEIKIISQDTGGNVSRKIYFTVWDGEVWVEKK; via the coding sequence ATGGAACCACCAAAGGAAGTCATTGATAGGTTTTTGAATCCAGGCGATATATTTTTCGGAGGTTCTGATTTTAGAGTTCGAACCTTACTCGGATCTTGTGTATCCATAATTTTATGGCATCCAAATCGACAGATCGGGGGAATGTGTCATTACCTACTTCCAAATCCGGCAGACATTCATTCCAGTAAAACACATAAATATGGAGTGGATGCTTTCTCCTATTTTTTATCTGAAATAAAAAAACACAAAACTACGCCGAAAGAATATTATGCCAAAATTTTTGGAGGATCCAATATGTTCTTACATGAAGAAAGGGAAATTCTAAAAGATAGTTCCAATAGTTTAGTAGGCACAAGAAATGCAGACTTTGCTAAAAAAATTTTAGAAGAAAATGAAATCAAAATCATTTCTCAAGATACCGGTGGGAATGTATCAAGAAAAATATATTTTACTGTTTGGGACGGTGAAGTATGGGTAGAAAAAAAGTAA